A window of Hyperolius riggenbachi isolate aHypRig1 chromosome 1, aHypRig1.pri, whole genome shotgun sequence contains these coding sequences:
- the RRH gene encoding visual pigment-like receptor peropsin isoform X2 yields MPFKPEAHSFLFFVNSLLSEEGGVISLLSNIVVLGIFVKYKELRTATNAIIINLAFTDIGVSGIGYPMSAASDLHGSWKFGYTGCQIYAGLNIFFGMASIGLLTVVAIDRYLTICRPDIGRRITSYQYAAMIIAAWLNAVFWSVMPIVGWSSYAPDPTGATCTINWRNNNASFVSYTMSVVAVNFVLPLMVMFYCYYNVSRTMKGYGNRNSLGGSNLDWSDQADVTKMSVVMIVMFLVAWSPYSIVCLWSSFGDPKQISPAMAIIAPLFAKSSTFYNPCIYVIANKKFRRAIFSMVSCKSRQEVTLENQFPMSVSQNTLTP; encoded by the exons GTGTAATAAGCCTTTTAAGCAACATCGTAGTCCTTGGCATCTTTGTGAAATACAAGGAGCTTCGTACAGCAACCAATGCCATAATCATCAACCTGGCATTTACTGATATTGGAGTTAGTGGGATTGGTTATCCTATGTCAGCAGCTTCTGACCTTCATGGAAGCTGGAAATTTGGATACACAGGATGCCAG ATTTATGCTGGCTTGAATATTTTTTTTGGCATGGCAAGTATCGGATTGCTCACTGTTGTTGCTATTGACCGATACCTGACTATCTGCAGACCTGACATAG GAAGAAGAATAACAAGTTACCAATATGCTGCCATGATTATCGCCGCATGGTTGAATGCAGTCTTCTGGTCTGTCATGCCTATTGTGGGATGGTCAAGTTACGCCCCGGACCCTACTGGAGCTACATGTACTATTaactggaggaacaacaatgc GTCTTTTGTTTCCTACACAATGAGTGTGGTTGCGGTAAACTTTGTCCTACCTCTGATGGTGATGTTTTACTGCTATTACAATGTTTCACGTACTATGAAAGGATATGGTAACAGAAACAGCCTTGGTGGCAGTAATTTAGATTGGTCAGATCAGGCCGATGTCACAAAG ATGTCAGTAGTGATGATTGTGATGTTCTTGGTGGCCTGGTCTCCTTATTCTATTGTTTGCTTATGGTCATCTTTTGGGGATCCTAAACAAATTTCACCAGCAATGGCGATCATAGCCCCTCTGTTTGCCAAATCCTCAACTTTCTACAATCCCTGCATTTATGTGATTGCAAACAAAAA GTTTAGGAGAGCCATATTTTCCATGGTGAGCTGCAAGTCACGCCAAGAAGTAACTCTCGAAAATCAGTTTCCAATGAGTGTCTCGCAGAACACATTGACACCATAA